In Rhodoferax sediminis, the sequence CTGGTGAGTTTGCGCAAGCCTCAGCTGTCGCTTCAGATCGAGCCCGACGGCCGGCGGACCTGGGCATTGGGCAAAGACACTTCCGACCGGAGCACCGTTCCCGAGATCGGTCTGCTGCACGTGGACAACGGGACCGTGCACTATGTCGACAGTGCCCAGGGCGCCGACATTGCGGTTGACTTCGGCATGGACGCCACGTCGGATCCCGCCTTGCCGCTGTCTTACTCGGCACGCGGGGTGCTGAAGAAACAGGCCTTCACGGCGCGTGGGCGCACCGGCAGCGTCCTGCAATTGAGCTCGGCCGTGCAGCAGCCCTTCCCCGTCGAGGTTCAAGCCACCGCGGGCCGGACGAGCCTGAAGGCCAGCGGCTCGATCGCTGGCCTGGCCACGCTCGCGAGCGTGGATGCCACGTTCGACATTCGCGGCCGCAGCCTCGCAGAACTCTATACCTTGCTCGGCGTGGTATTGCCCCACACCCCGCCCTACGCGCTGCGCGGAAATTTGCGCAAGCAGGGCGACGTGTGGGCGGTCGGCAAGATACAGGGGCGTTTGGGCCGGTCGGACCTGTCGGGCGACATGAGTTACGACCGCAGCAGGGCGATTCCCATGCTGACCGGAAAACTGCAGTCCAGGGAGCTGGATTTTGATGACCTCGGGCCGTTGATCGGTGCGTCTGCCACGCCGGATGCGGGCGCCCCCACGCCGCTCGCCCGGCCCGGGCACAAGGTGCTGCCCGACAGCGCGCTGGATTTCGGGCGCTTGAAGGTCATGGATGCCGACGTCTGGTACGCCGCCTCCGACATCCGGCACATCAAGGCGTTGCCGCTGGACAAGATGAGTGTTCATGTCCGGCTCGCCAACGGCGTGCTGCAGATGGACCCCCTGAATTTAGGGGTGGCGGGCGGCCAGCTGGCCGGGAACATCAGGATCGATGCGAACGCCGCGCCTGCCTCTGTGAGTGCGCAACTGCAGGCGCGCGCGCTTCAGCTCAACCGCTTGTTTCCCACCATCGAGCTCACCAAAGGCAGCCTCGGCAAGCTGCATGGACGAGTGGATCTGCAAGGGCGTGGCAATTCGACGGCGCAGGTGCTTGGCTCGGCGTCCGGCAGCGTGGCGCTGCTTATGGGCAAGGGCCAGATCAGCCGCCTGTTACTGGCGGAGCTGGGACTGGATGGCGGGAAGATCATCAAATTTCTGGTCGTGGGGGACAAGCCTGTGCTGCTGCGTTGCGCGGCGGCGGCGTTCGATGTCAAAAACGGATTGATGACCAGCCGATCGATCGTGCTCGATACCTCGACCACGGTGATCAACGGCAGCGGAACCATCAATCTGGCGGATGAGACGCTGGATATCGTACTCAAGCCCGAGCCCAAGGACAGAAGCATTCTCAGCTTGCGTTCACCGCTCAAGATCACTGGCAGCTTTGACGCGCCATCCGCCGGTCCAGACAAGGCTGCGCTGGGCGGGCGGGCCGGGATCACCCTGGCATTGGGCGCCATCAACCCCTTGCTGGCACTGGCTGCCACGGTGGAAACCGGGCCGGGCAAGGATGCGGATTGTGCGCAGGTACTGGCGCAGGCCACTGCCCCCAGACCACCGGGGCGCACCCCATAGCCGTCTGGTTCGACCTGCGGCGCTTCAGGAGGTGTGGGCGCCGCAGACGCTGCATGCCGCATTGCGCGGCACCTGCATCCCGCTCCATTCCATCGAGCGTGCATCCAGCATCAAAAGCCGGCCGGTGAGCGGCTGGCCCGCATGGCTCAGCAGTTTCAGGGCCTCGGCCGCCTGCATGGCGCCGACGATGCCGACCAGCGGCGCAAAGACCCCCATGGTGGCGCAGCGTGCTTCTTCAAAGTTCGTATCGGGCGGGAAGATGCACGCATAGCACGGCGATTGCTCATCGCGTGGGTCATACACCGTGAGCTGGCCGTCAAACCGGATGGCGGCGCCTGAGACCAGCGGCTTGCGATGCGCGACGCAGGCCGCGTTCACGGCGTGCCGGGTGGCGAAGTTGTCGCAGCAGTCCAGCACGACGTCGGCTCGGGCCACCAGTTCGGACAGCAGGCCCGCGTCGGCGCGCGCCTGGATCGGCGTCACGGTCACTTCCGGATTGATTGCCGCCACGGATTGCATCGCCGATTGCACCTTGGCCATGCCGATGCGCGCGGTGCTGTGGGCGATCTGCCGCTGCAGGTTGGTCAGATCCACCGAGTCGTCATCGACGAGGGTGATGTGGCCCACGCCTGCCGACGCGAGATACAGCGCCGCGGGAGAGCCGAGGCCGCCCGCACCGATGATCAGCGCATGCGCCGCCAGCAGCCGCTGCTGCCCCTCGATGCCGATCTCGTCGAGCAGGATGTGGCGCGAATAGCGCAGCAGCTGGTCGTCGGTCAATTCTCTTTCTTCTCTTCCTTGCGCTCGGTCATGGTCTTGCTGACCATGACGGGGCGGCCCTTGAGCTGATTCAGCGCCTGGACGAGCTGGAAGTCCTTGTCGCTGCCGAGTTCGGGCACTTTTTGCTCCGCCTGCGGCTTGAGCATTTCGAGCTCCAGTTCCTTGCGCGCCTCATCGCGGGCTTTCTCGCGGGCCGGATCCTTGACCTCGGGCCCCTGGCCGCTGTTGAGGTGGTGGTCCAGATCGGCTTCGCGGGTGCGCAGGGCGGCGAAGAGGTTGCCTTTTTCGGTCTCGTCGACCAGCACATCGGGCACGATGCCCTTGGCCTGAATCGAGCGGCCGCTAGGCGTGTAGTAGCGGGCGGTCGTGAGTTTCAAGCCGGTGTCCGGCCCGAGCGGGCGCACCGTCTGCACCGAGCCCTTGCCAAAGGTCTGGCTGCCCATGATGGTGGCCCGCTTGTAATCCTGCAGGGCGCCCGACACGATCTCGCTGGCGGAGGCCGTGCCTTCATTGACCAGCACCACCAGCGGCACGGTTTTCAGTGCGGCGGGCAGGCCCTTGAGGGGGTCCGCACCGCTGCGCCGCTGGTAAAACTCGGGCGCCGCCTTGTACGTGAAATTGCTCTCCGGCAACTGGCCCTTGGTTGACACCACGGTCACGTTGTCGGGCAGAAAGGCCGCCGAAATGGCCACCGCGGAATCCAGTAAACCACCAGGGTCATTGCGCAAATCCAGCACCAGCCCCTTGAGGTTGGGATCCTGTTTGTAGATTTCCGTGACCTTGCGCGCGAAGTCGTCGACCGTGCGATCCTGGAACTGGCTCAGACGGATCCAGGCATAGCCGGGCTCGACCACCCTGCCGCGCACCGACTGCGTCTGGATTTCTTCGCGCGTGATGGTCACGACGAAGGTACGGCTCTCATCCTTGCGGAAGATGGTGAGGGTGACCTTGGTGTTGGGCTGGCCGCGCATTTTCTTGACGGCGTCGCTCAGCGACAGGCCCTTGACGGCGGTGTCGTCGATCTTGGTGATCAGATCATTCGGTTTGATCCCGGCGCGGTAGGCCGGCGTCCCCTCGATGGGCGAGACCACCTTGACGAGGCCGTCTTCCTGGGTGATCTCGATGCCCACGCCGACAAACTTTCCGCTCGTTCCTTCACGGAATTCCTTGAACGATTTCTTGTCGAAATACTCCGAATGGGGGTCGAGTCCGGAAACCATGCCCGAAATGGCATTGGAAATCAGCTTCTTCTCATCCACCGGCTCCACGTAGTCGGTCTTGATCATGCCGAATACCGAGGCCAATTGCTGCAACTCTTCGAGCGGCAGCGGCGCCAGCGAGCCGCGGGCGACCGTTTGCAGTGAAACGGTGGTCAACGCCCCCGTTATGGCGCCAATCGAAATCCAGCCCGCAATTTTCAGTTTATGACGCATAGAAAAAACACCTTTACAACCCCAATATACACCTTGGAACGTCGCTCATTGTGACGGTTCCGCGACTGCTGACACCTTTGTGAAGAAGGCTTCAAACCTTTACTTGGGCTTTACCTTGGGAGGCCACTGCGGCGACGGCCCGAGCCGCTGCGTCGGCATCTCCAAGGTAGTAGTGCCGGACCGGTTTCAGGCCGGCGTTGAGCTCATAAACGAGCGGGATGCCGTTGGGGATGTTCAGGCCGACGATGTCGGCATCGGAGACTCCATCCAGGTACTTGACCAGCGCGCGGATCGAGTTGCCGTGCGCCGCCACCAGGATGCGCTTGCCGGCCCGGATGGCGGGCGCCATGGCCTCGCTCCAGAACGGCATCACGCGCGCCACCGTGTCCTTCAGGCATTCGGTCAGCGGCACCTGGCCGGGCTTGAGCTTGGCGTAGCGCAGGTCGCCGCGCTCGCAGCGCGGGTCGCCCGGCTCCAGCGCCGGCGGCGGCGTGTCGTAGCTGCGCCGCCATGCCAGCACCTGCTCGTCGCCGTATTTTTTGGCGGTATCCGCCTTGTTCAGGCCCTGCAGCGCACCGTAATGGCGCTCGTTCAGGCGCCAGCTGTGCACCACCGGCAGCCAGGTGCGGTCCATTTCGTCCAGGCAATGCCACAGGGTTCGCGTGGCGCGCTTGAGCACGCTGGTGTGCGTCACGTCGAACTCGTAGCCTTCGGCCTTGAGCAGCCGGCCCGCGGCCTTGGCCTGTTCGATGCCGGCGGCGGTGAGGTCAACGTCGGTCCAGCCCGTGAAGCGGTTTTCCAGATTCCAGGTCGATTCGCCGTGGCGGATGAGTACCAGTTTGTACATGGGATCCTTGTCAATTCCTGCGGATATTCGGCTGCAAAGCCCTCCATTCTAAAATGACGGGTTAAATACCCGCCAACCAACAAGGACTCAAGTGAAATTTATTATCGACAATTGGATGCTGCTGTGCGTGGCGCTGGCCTCGGGCGGCATGCTGGTGTGGCCCGTGATCAAGGGCGCCTCGGGCGGCAGCCTGGACCCCGCCGGTGCGGTGCAGCTGATCAACCGCGAACGTGCCGTGGTGGTCGATGTCAGCGAGCCCGAAGAGTTCGCGGCCGGCCACATCGGCGGCGCCAAAAATGTGCCGTTTGACCTGCTCGAGAAAAAACTCACCGAGACCGTGAAAAACAAGACGCTGCCCGTGATCCTGGTGTGCGCCACCGGCGCGCGCTCCAACCGCGCGCTCGCGGCGGTCAAGAAACTGGGTTATGAGCAGGCTCAAGCGCTGGGCGGCGGCCTCAAGGCCTGGAAAGACGCTAATCTGCCGATTCAAAATACCTGAAGGCCTGAAAAACCGCACCATGCAATCCGTCAAGATGTACACCACGGCCGTTTGCCCCTACTGCATTCGCGCCAAACAGATCCTCAAATCCAGGGGCGTGGCGCAGATCGAGGAGATCCGCGTCGATCAGGACCCCGAGCAGCGCAAGGTCATGATGGACACCACCGGGCGGCGCACCGTGCCGCAAATCTTCATCGGGCAAACCCATGTGGGCGGCTGCGACGACCTGATGGCGCTCGATGGCCAGGGCGGCCTGATGCCGCTGCTCAACGCCGTCTGAACTCGCGCGATCACCTGAGATAATCGCGCCGGCAACCCCTGACACTTCACCGCCCGCCGTGAAAAACATCTGCGGCGGGTCCTGTTTTTGACTTGAAAGAAATCCCATGGCAGACCAAGATCCCGTTTTCCAGATCCAGCGCGTGTACCTCAAGGAAGCCTCGCTGGAGCAGCCCAATTCGCCGGCCATCCTGCTCGAGCAGGAACAGCCCACCGTGGACATCCAGCTCGGCGTGGACGCCTCTCCCGTGGGCGATGGCCTGTTCGAAGTGACCGTGACGGCCACCGTGCAGACCAAGATCAAGGAAAAAACCGTGTTCCTGGTCGAGGCCCGGCAGGCCGGCATCTTCGAGCTGCGCAACCTGCCCGCCGAGCAGACCGGCCCCATCCTGGGCATCGCCTGTCCACAAATCGTGTACCCGTACCTGCGCGGCAACGTGGCCGATCTGATCCAGCGTGCCGGTTTCCCGCCGGTGCACCTGTCGGAAATCAACTTCCAGGCCATGTACGAGCAACAGCAGCAAGCCCAGACCAACGGTGCCGAGCAGGCGCCCAGTGTTGTGACGCAGTAATTTCTTAAGTCTTATCGGTCTGTAGCCCTTGACCACTCTGCACCGGACGCTATGAAAATCGTAGTTCTCGGCGCTGGATCGTGGGGCACGGCGCTGGCCATCGGCGCCGCCAGCAACGCGCCGGCACGGCACCGGGTCACGTTGTGGGCACGCGATGCGGCGCAGGCGGCGAGCCTGCAGGCGCAGCGCGTCAACGCGCGCTACCTGCCGGGTATCGCGCTGCCGGATTCGCTGGGCGTGCGCGCGGGGCCGGTGGGTGCCGCCGTGGCGGGGCAGGACCTGGTCATCATCGCCACGCCCATGTCGGGCCTGCGCGACCTGCTCTCCCAGCTCAAAACCTGTGCGACGCCCGTGACCTGGCTGTGCAAGGGCTTCGAGGCCGCGCGTGCGCAGTCATTTGGGCTTCTGGCCCATGAAGTACGGGCGCAGGTTGCTCCTGATCTGATAGCGGGGGCGCTCAGCGGCCCGAGCTTTGCCATGGAGGTGGCGCGCGGCCAGCCGACCGCGCTGGTGGCCGCCAGCGAGCACGCGAGCGTGCGCGACGCGCTGGTCGAGGCGTTCCACAGCTCCGCCCTGCGCGTGTATGTGAACGAAGACGTCACCGGCGTGGAGGTCGGCGGCGCGGTCAAGAACGTGCTCGCGATCGCCACCGGCCTGTGCGATGGCCTGGGCTTGGGGCTGAACGCGCGCGCCGCGCTCATCACGCGCGGCCTGGCGGAAATGACGCGCCTGGGCGTGGCCCTCGGTGCCCGGCCCGACACCTTCATGGGCCTGTCCGGTCTGGGCGACCTGGTGCTCACCGCCACGGGCGACCTGAGCCGCAACCGCCGCGTCGGCCTGCTGCTGGCACAGGGCCGCACGCTCAAGCAAGCCGTGGATTCGCTCGGCCACGTGGCCGAAGGCGTGTACTGCGCGCGCACCGTGGTGCAGCGGGCTGCGCTCTTGGGCGTGGACATGCCGATCGCGCAAGGCGTGGTGGCCCTGCTGGACGGCCAGCTGAAGCCGGACGCCGCCGTCGCGGCCCTGATGGGACGCGAGCCCACACACGAGCAGTTGTAGGGGCGTCACCCTTTTGGCATCGCCGTGCTTTTAACCAG encodes:
- a CDS encoding rhodanese-like domain-containing protein, translating into MKFIIDNWMLLCVALASGGMLVWPVIKGASGGSLDPAGAVQLINRERAVVVDVSEPEEFAAGHIGGAKNVPFDLLEKKLTETVKNKTLPVILVCATGARSNRALAAVKKLGYEQAQALGGGLKAWKDANLPIQNT
- a CDS encoding HesA/MoeB/ThiF family protein, with amino-acid sequence MTDDQLLRYSRHILLDEIGIEGQQRLLAAHALIIGAGGLGSPAALYLASAGVGHITLVDDDSVDLTNLQRQIAHSTARIGMAKVQSAMQSVAAINPEVTVTPIQARADAGLLSELVARADVVLDCCDNFATRHAVNAACVAHRKPLVSGAAIRFDGQLTVYDPRDEQSPCYACIFPPDTNFEEARCATMGVFAPLVGIVGAMQAAEALKLLSHAGQPLTGRLLMLDARSMEWSGMQVPRNAACSVCGAHTS
- the gpmA gene encoding 2,3-diphosphoglycerate-dependent phosphoglycerate mutase; the encoded protein is MYKLVLIRHGESTWNLENRFTGWTDVDLTAAGIEQAKAAGRLLKAEGYEFDVTHTSVLKRATRTLWHCLDEMDRTWLPVVHSWRLNERHYGALQGLNKADTAKKYGDEQVLAWRRSYDTPPPALEPGDPRCERGDLRYAKLKPGQVPLTECLKDTVARVMPFWSEAMAPAIRAGKRILVAAHGNSIRALVKYLDGVSDADIVGLNIPNGIPLVYELNAGLKPVRHYYLGDADAAARAVAAVASQGKAQVKV
- the grxC gene encoding glutaredoxin 3; the encoded protein is MQSVKMYTTAVCPYCIRAKQILKSRGVAQIEEIRVDQDPEQRKVMMDTTGRRTVPQIFIGQTHVGGCDDLMALDGQGGLMPLLNAV
- the secB gene encoding protein-export chaperone SecB — its product is MADQDPVFQIQRVYLKEASLEQPNSPAILLEQEQPTVDIQLGVDASPVGDGLFEVTVTATVQTKIKEKTVFLVEARQAGIFELRNLPAEQTGPILGIACPQIVYPYLRGNVADLIQRAGFPPVHLSEINFQAMYEQQQQAQTNGAEQAPSVVTQ
- a CDS encoding AsmA family protein — translated: MKISFKSPWIRWPAWLASILIVLAGMAAFFPWDLLRGPLNHYVSDLTGRRFEITQRLDVRLGLTTRVIAEGVEFTNPAWAHDPYLLKAEAAQFDIRLWPLLHGKLVLPLVSLRKPQLSLQIEPDGRRTWALGKDTSDRSTVPEIGLLHVDNGTVHYVDSAQGADIAVDFGMDATSDPALPLSYSARGVLKKQAFTARGRTGSVLQLSSAVQQPFPVEVQATAGRTSLKASGSIAGLATLASVDATFDIRGRSLAELYTLLGVVLPHTPPYALRGNLRKQGDVWAVGKIQGRLGRSDLSGDMSYDRSRAIPMLTGKLQSRELDFDDLGPLIGASATPDAGAPTPLARPGHKVLPDSALDFGRLKVMDADVWYAASDIRHIKALPLDKMSVHVRLANGVLQMDPLNLGVAGGQLAGNIRIDANAAPASVSAQLQARALQLNRLFPTIELTKGSLGKLHGRVDLQGRGNSTAQVLGSASGSVALLMGKGQISRLLLAELGLDGGKIIKFLVVGDKPVLLRCAAAAFDVKNGLMTSRSIVLDTSTTVINGSGTINLADETLDIVLKPEPKDRSILSLRSPLKITGSFDAPSAGPDKAALGGRAGITLALGAINPLLALAATVETGPGKDADCAQVLAQATAPRPPGRTP
- a CDS encoding S41 family peptidase, with the protein product MRHKLKIAGWISIGAITGALTTVSLQTVARGSLAPLPLEELQQLASVFGMIKTDYVEPVDEKKLISNAISGMVSGLDPHSEYFDKKSFKEFREGTSGKFVGVGIEITQEDGLVKVVSPIEGTPAYRAGIKPNDLITKIDDTAVKGLSLSDAVKKMRGQPNTKVTLTIFRKDESRTFVVTITREEIQTQSVRGRVVEPGYAWIRLSQFQDRTVDDFARKVTEIYKQDPNLKGLVLDLRNDPGGLLDSAVAISAAFLPDNVTVVSTKGQLPESNFTYKAAPEFYQRRSGADPLKGLPAALKTVPLVVLVNEGTASASEIVSGALQDYKRATIMGSQTFGKGSVQTVRPLGPDTGLKLTTARYYTPSGRSIQAKGIVPDVLVDETEKGNLFAALRTREADLDHHLNSGQGPEVKDPAREKARDEARKELELEMLKPQAEQKVPELGSDKDFQLVQALNQLKGRPVMVSKTMTERKEEKKEN
- a CDS encoding NAD(P)H-dependent glycerol-3-phosphate dehydrogenase translates to MKIVVLGAGSWGTALAIGAASNAPARHRVTLWARDAAQAASLQAQRVNARYLPGIALPDSLGVRAGPVGAAVAGQDLVIIATPMSGLRDLLSQLKTCATPVTWLCKGFEAARAQSFGLLAHEVRAQVAPDLIAGALSGPSFAMEVARGQPTALVAASEHASVRDALVEAFHSSALRVYVNEDVTGVEVGGAVKNVLAIATGLCDGLGLGLNARAALITRGLAEMTRLGVALGARPDTFMGLSGLGDLVLTATGDLSRNRRVGLLLAQGRTLKQAVDSLGHVAEGVYCARTVVQRAALLGVDMPIAQGVVALLDGQLKPDAAVAALMGREPTHEQL